From one Pseudobdellovibrionaceae bacterium genomic stretch:
- a CDS encoding DEAD/DEAH box helicase yields the protein MKFTELDLHPSLFAGIKKSNFTDCTPIQELAIPPILEGKDVAGLAQTGTGKTAAFVLPLIERILRAQEAETAGKALHGDEIVEAKTKEIEGIVNENAKADGSEDSPVVPPSKRAFVEWEKSNYILVLVPTRELAEQVYQNVASLGGDAGIRCTAIYGGTAYDKQKKAIGHGLEFVVATPGRLIDLYKEHVVDLRQVRAVVFDEADRMFDMGFKDDMKYILKRIPGDRQMLVFSATLNFDVLNVCYEFGSEPVEINVSKDQPKAENVDDAIFHVGHDDKPMYLLSLLKKEGPRQAIVFSNFKRNVERITQFLNKNGVPAVGISSLMTQAQRNRVMGQFKSDNERNILVATDLAARGLDIQGVDMVFNFELPDDPENYVHRIGRTGRAGANGHAYSFVGDRDIDALRRIEDYLGHKLEIGWIEDEHLLQQYEEFPRDRELGPYPRRPRMADKKTGGDRGAGRRGDRRQDGRRRRPPRDGQRDDSNQQQASGGERSQKKSSRNRNRNRNRDRDFKGRREEGGENQPSQQQGSPSGHRDRTTGRHGSSGGGGGQGQQQGGQGRDGNQRRNNKRRRRRGGRPQGEQRDRQQQGQGQQTKGGQQQSRRHSGKSSKPVASSAPAQKSIGKKVSGFFKKIFGN from the coding sequence GTGAAATTTACTGAACTGGATCTACATCCCTCGCTGTTTGCGGGAATCAAGAAAAGCAACTTTACTGATTGCACACCAATTCAAGAATTGGCCATTCCACCTATTTTAGAGGGAAAAGACGTGGCCGGTCTGGCGCAAACCGGAACCGGAAAAACGGCGGCATTTGTGTTGCCTCTCATAGAGCGCATATTGCGTGCTCAAGAAGCGGAGACAGCCGGCAAAGCTTTACATGGCGATGAAATTGTCGAAGCTAAAACCAAAGAGATCGAAGGCATTGTTAATGAAAATGCCAAGGCCGATGGCAGTGAGGATTCTCCCGTTGTGCCACCCTCGAAACGTGCCTTTGTGGAGTGGGAAAAATCCAATTATATTTTGGTTTTAGTTCCCACGCGGGAATTGGCGGAGCAGGTTTATCAGAATGTGGCTTCCCTTGGTGGAGATGCGGGCATTCGCTGCACGGCCATCTATGGTGGCACGGCTTACGATAAGCAGAAAAAGGCCATCGGTCATGGCTTGGAATTTGTCGTGGCCACTCCGGGTCGATTGATTGATCTATACAAAGAACACGTGGTGGATCTTCGTCAGGTCCGGGCGGTGGTTTTTGATGAGGCCGACCGTATGTTTGATATGGGCTTTAAGGATGACATGAAGTACATTCTGAAGCGCATCCCGGGCGACCGGCAAATGTTGGTTTTTAGTGCTACTTTGAACTTTGATGTTCTCAATGTTTGTTACGAATTTGGTTCTGAACCAGTTGAGATCAACGTCAGTAAGGATCAACCCAAGGCTGAAAATGTTGATGATGCCATTTTTCACGTCGGCCACGATGACAAGCCCATGTACCTCCTATCTCTACTCAAAAAGGAGGGACCTCGTCAGGCCATTGTCTTTAGCAATTTCAAGCGTAATGTAGAGCGCATCACTCAGTTTTTGAATAAGAACGGAGTTCCCGCAGTGGGGATTTCGAGCCTCATGACCCAGGCCCAGCGCAATCGGGTGATGGGGCAGTTCAAAAGCGACAACGAAAGAAACATTCTTGTCGCCACGGATTTGGCCGCCCGTGGTTTGGATATTCAAGGCGTGGACATGGTTTTCAACTTTGAGTTGCCGGATGATCCGGAAAACTATGTTCACCGCATCGGTCGCACTGGGCGGGCTGGCGCCAATGGGCACGCCTATAGTTTTGTCGGTGACCGGGATATCGATGCCCTTCGCCGAATTGAAGACTACCTAGGGCATAAGCTGGAAATCGGTTGGATTGAGGATGAACATCTTCTCCAGCAATATGAGGAGTTTCCCAGGGACAGAGAGTTAGGTCCCTACCCGAGGCGTCCCCGTATGGCGGACAAAAAAACTGGCGGAGACCGCGGGGCCGGTCGCCGTGGGGATCGTCGTCAGGATGGTCGCCGTCGTCGCCCTCCTCGGGATGGACAAAGAGACGATTCCAATCAGCAACAGGCAAGTGGTGGCGAGCGCTCTCAGAAAAAGAGTTCGCGCAATCGCAACCGTAACCGCAATCGGGATAGGGATTTTAAAGGTCGCCGTGAGGAAGGTGGGGAGAATCAACCTTCTCAGCAGCAAGGCTCGCCAAGTGGTCATCGTGATCGAACTACTGGTCGCCACGGTTCTTCCGGCGGTGGTGGAGGCCAAGGACAGCAGCAGGGTGGCCAAGGGCGCGACGGAAATCAGCGTCGCAACAACAAACGTCGTCGCCGGCGTGGAGGTCGCCCGCAGGGTGAGCAAAGAGACCGTCAGCAGCAGGGACAGGGTCAGCAGACCAAAGGTGGTCAGCAACAATCCCGTCGACACTCAGGAAAGTCCTCCAAGCCAGTGGCGTCCAGTGCTCCTGCACAAAAATCCATCGGCAAGAAAGTGTCCGGGTTCTTTAAGAAGATCTTTGGGAATTAG
- a CDS encoding alpha/beta hydrolase, whose amino-acid sequence MAYLENFHTQVLGNPGGPKLIFLHGLMGSGANWRKITPAFEKDYHILLLDQRGHGRSFHPEFGFSPEDYARDLHKILEELGWGEEAILLVGHSMGGRNALAFAHLYPQRVAKLVIEDIGPDSHPDAVKQIEFYLDQVPTPFADKRAAKQFFDEEFPRRIGSGPKSQVLAQYFYTNIATREDGRADWRFSPKAILSSVREGRAYERWDQIRALKGPTLVIRGSRSEELSEEVFHRMVAANPLITGVQIPESGHWVHFDQPQAFIEALTQFFANR is encoded by the coding sequence GTGGCTTATTTGGAGAACTTCCACACTCAAGTACTGGGAAATCCAGGTGGACCGAAGCTTATTTTCCTACATGGCCTGATGGGGTCGGGAGCCAATTGGCGAAAGATCACGCCAGCCTTCGAAAAGGACTATCACATTCTGCTCTTGGATCAGAGGGGGCATGGTCGGTCTTTTCATCCCGAGTTTGGCTTTTCGCCTGAGGACTACGCTCGGGATCTGCACAAAATCTTGGAAGAACTGGGTTGGGGGGAGGAGGCTATCCTCCTGGTGGGTCACTCGATGGGTGGGCGAAATGCCCTAGCCTTTGCTCATCTGTATCCGCAACGCGTGGCAAAACTGGTGATTGAAGACATCGGCCCGGACTCCCATCCGGACGCCGTCAAGCAGATCGAGTTTTATCTCGATCAGGTCCCCACCCCTTTTGCGGACAAAAGAGCGGCCAAGCAGTTTTTTGATGAGGAGTTTCCCCGTCGCATTGGCAGTGGACCCAAGTCCCAGGTTCTGGCTCAGTATTTTTACACTAATATTGCCACTCGCGAGGATGGAAGGGCCGATTGGCGGTTCTCTCCCAAGGCGATCCTCAGTAGCGTCAGGGAGGGGAGGGCCTATGAACGGTGGGACCAAATCCGGGCTCTTAAGGGTCCGACCCTGGTCATCCGGGGGAGTCGGAGTGAGGAGTTAAGCGAAGAGGTTTTTCACAGAATGGTGGCGGCCAACCCCCTGATTACAGGGGTGCAAATCCCGGAATCGGGCCACTGGGTTCACTTTGACCAACCTCAGGCCTTTATTGAGGCCCTGACTCAGTTTTTTGCCAACAGATGA
- a CDS encoding CCA tRNA nucleotidyltransferase, giving the protein MEVTKKPCLHQEWIDREALDIVRTLQSQGFITYLVGGCVRDLLLSKHPKDYDIATDARPGDVKRHVRNAYVIGKRFRLVLVKRGDQQFEVATFRRDLVEDEELPEHISSGDNLFGTPEQDANRRDFTINGLLYDPMENKLIDYCEGLPDLDEKMVRMIGDPDRRLREDPIRILRGIRLAHLVRFTLEPNLRSAMEANASTLLETALPRRREEFLKFLRLDDPSQAFIESFDLGLLKYIAPHLHEVLADKNKAEMFTHLVSRFHEKPLDHKDPLQLFGALILAYYRTMFNADPEQAVSTNQILDNPDMLALMRDELGMFKMEQAMVAKALHMQSTLRKRSEFENRGEKRQLAVLQTEAFPLALQFASRDYSLSGEDWLFWAQHYEQSQEKIAAAQAKSRRTRRRTRRKRPAKKGGKSEQSSANNQS; this is encoded by the coding sequence ATGGAAGTTACAAAAAAGCCCTGTTTACATCAAGAGTGGATTGACCGTGAGGCCCTGGATATTGTCCGTACCCTCCAATCCCAAGGATTCATTACCTATTTGGTCGGCGGTTGCGTGCGTGACCTCCTTTTGAGCAAACACCCCAAGGACTATGATATCGCCACCGATGCCCGCCCCGGGGACGTTAAAAGACACGTACGCAATGCCTATGTGATTGGTAAGCGCTTTCGCCTGGTGCTGGTCAAACGCGGTGACCAGCAGTTTGAGGTGGCCACCTTCCGCCGTGATTTGGTCGAGGACGAAGAGCTTCCCGAGCATATTTCTTCTGGAGACAATCTTTTTGGCACTCCAGAGCAGGACGCCAACCGTCGGGACTTTACCATCAACGGCCTGCTCTATGATCCGATGGAGAACAAGCTCATCGATTACTGCGAGGGTCTTCCTGACTTGGACGAAAAAATGGTGAGGATGATCGGCGATCCAGACCGCCGGCTGCGCGAAGATCCCATCCGAATTTTGCGCGGTATTCGCCTGGCTCATCTGGTGAGATTTACCTTAGAGCCCAATCTACGCTCAGCCATGGAAGCCAATGCCTCCACACTTTTGGAAACGGCACTTCCCCGTCGACGCGAGGAGTTTCTTAAGTTTTTGCGGCTCGATGATCCCTCACAGGCCTTCATTGAGTCCTTTGATCTGGGACTCCTTAAGTATATTGCCCCACATCTACATGAGGTTTTGGCCGACAAGAACAAGGCCGAAATGTTCACTCATCTGGTCTCTCGCTTTCACGAAAAGCCTCTTGATCATAAGGACCCTCTGCAACTGTTTGGCGCACTGATCCTTGCCTACTACCGGACGATGTTTAATGCCGACCCGGAACAGGCGGTTTCGACCAACCAAATTCTGGACAACCCCGACATGCTGGCTCTGATGCGTGATGAGTTGGGCATGTTTAAGATGGAACAGGCCATGGTCGCCAAGGCTCTTCATATGCAAAGTACTTTGCGCAAGCGCTCGGAGTTTGAAAATCGAGGGGAAAAACGACAGCTGGCTGTCTTGCAGACAGAAGCTTTCCCCTTAGCCCTGCAATTTGCCAGTCGTGATTATAGTTTGTCGGGCGAGGACTGGCTGTTCTGGGCTCAACACTATGAGCAATCTCAAGAAAAAATCGCTGCCGCCCAGGCGAAGAGCCGTCGCACCAGGCGACGCACGCGACGAAAGCGCCCCGCTAAAAAGGGCGGCAAAAGCGAACAGTCCTCAGCCAACAACCAATCCTAG
- the tatA gene encoding twin-arginine translocase TatA/TatE family subunit, translating into MSPSIWQILIILVIVLLLFGPSKIPGLGKSLGEAIRGFKKGISEDPEIDVTDSAKREQIADNEKAGAGQKAKTKETNKS; encoded by the coding sequence ATGAGTCCGTCAATTTGGCAAATTCTGATTATCCTGGTTATTGTCCTTCTGTTGTTTGGCCCCTCTAAAATCCCCGGACTGGGTAAATCCTTAGGCGAAGCCATTCGCGGATTCAAAAAGGGCATCTCGGAAGATCCGGAGATTGACGTCACAGATTCTGCCAAGCGCGAACAAATTGCCGACAACGAAAAGGCCGGCGCCGGCCAAAAAGCCAAGACTAAAGAAACCAACAAATCCTGA
- a CDS encoding transketolase produces MAEPVVTPLALKNPLAPTPDQDPKWAQEVTLKGGDKVKMADPRATRAMVSLMDMQAVLGGAASHFGGPSAFAELMAAAYGLVFHRANKENKPWYEVAHLINDAGHCENGIYALKANYGFADLTLESLKGFRSIQSKLTGHGESHLFADGVYLSNGPLGSSLPQAQGLAFADHLAGRNRLTITAISDGACMEGEAREALAAIPGLAQKGKMAPFVLIVSDNNTKLTGRIDKDSFSMQPSFESLATQGWKVLHMAHPHDLQACVTVLEEAMAQAEANPKQPVAIHAKTIKGYGVKATEESASGGHGFPLKEPGQLPTFLSEIYGGETVPADFQAWVEEMVTQHNGKKSSPGGSSSIPSEKIQKGVSAALIRKRKEGLPILSISSDLPGSTGTADFQKAFPECTQDVGVAEANMVSVAAGLSKEGFIPVVDTFAQFGVTKGALPLMMASLSQAPMLAFFSHTGFQDAADGASHQALSWLGMTASIPHCETYALTCSDEADALVGQAVDRFHKMRKEGKVPPTTIFFLGRENFPRSYSSEGAKYELGKAQILADTSAGKNKSVTLLVGGSLAPHALAAAETLATEGIGALVVNASCLGSPDVATLKQCLAKTEGRLVTAEDHQLVGGMGAIAVHALAQEGAALRVKSLGVNGEFGQSAYLADELYAKHGIDSRAMAEAARSL; encoded by the coding sequence ATGGCTGAGCCTGTTGTGACTCCTCTTGCTCTTAAAAACCCCCTCGCCCCCACTCCCGATCAAGATCCCAAGTGGGCCCAGGAGGTCACACTCAAAGGTGGCGACAAGGTTAAAATGGCAGATCCCCGGGCGACCCGGGCCATGGTGTCCTTGATGGACATGCAGGCAGTACTCGGTGGAGCCGCCAGTCACTTTGGGGGTCCATCCGCTTTTGCTGAACTGATGGCTGCCGCCTATGGGTTAGTTTTTCACCGGGCGAATAAAGAAAATAAACCATGGTATGAAGTGGCCCACCTGATTAACGATGCAGGTCACTGTGAGAATGGCATCTATGCCTTGAAAGCCAACTATGGATTTGCAGACCTGACCTTGGAAAGCCTTAAGGGCTTTCGCTCCATCCAAAGTAAACTGACGGGTCATGGTGAATCCCACCTGTTTGCTGATGGCGTTTATCTGAGTAATGGACCCTTGGGCTCAAGTTTGCCCCAGGCTCAGGGCCTGGCCTTTGCTGATCACCTTGCGGGTCGCAATCGCTTGACCATCACGGCCATTTCCGACGGTGCCTGTATGGAAGGTGAAGCCCGTGAGGCCTTGGCAGCCATTCCCGGGTTGGCGCAAAAAGGAAAAATGGCGCCATTTGTTTTGATTGTGAGTGACAACAATACCAAGTTGACTGGACGAATTGATAAGGATTCCTTTTCCATGCAGCCCAGCTTTGAGTCTTTAGCGACGCAGGGGTGGAAGGTTCTTCACATGGCTCATCCCCATGACCTTCAAGCTTGTGTCACGGTTTTGGAAGAGGCGATGGCCCAAGCCGAAGCCAATCCGAAGCAGCCAGTTGCCATCCACGCCAAGACTATCAAGGGCTACGGAGTGAAAGCCACTGAAGAATCCGCCAGCGGGGGACATGGATTTCCATTGAAGGAGCCAGGGCAACTTCCGACTTTTCTGTCTGAGATCTACGGTGGTGAAACCGTGCCGGCTGATTTTCAGGCCTGGGTTGAAGAAATGGTCACTCAGCACAATGGAAAGAAATCCAGTCCCGGTGGCTCTTCCTCTATTCCCAGTGAAAAAATCCAAAAAGGCGTCAGTGCGGCTCTCATTCGCAAGCGCAAAGAGGGTTTGCCCATTCTTTCCATCTCTTCGGATTTGCCGGGTTCAACGGGTACGGCTGATTTTCAAAAAGCCTTTCCCGAGTGCACTCAGGACGTGGGTGTGGCGGAGGCCAATATGGTCAGTGTGGCCGCGGGTCTTTCCAAAGAAGGTTTTATTCCCGTGGTGGATACCTTTGCTCAGTTTGGTGTGACCAAAGGGGCTTTGCCACTGATGATGGCTTCCTTGTCTCAGGCCCCCATGTTGGCCTTTTTCTCTCACACCGGTTTTCAGGATGCGGCTGATGGAGCCTCCCACCAGGCATTGAGTTGGTTGGGCATGACGGCGTCGATCCCCCATTGTGAAACCTACGCTCTGACTTGCAGTGATGAGGCCGACGCCCTCGTGGGCCAGGCGGTAGATCGTTTTCATAAGATGCGCAAAGAGGGCAAAGTTCCCCCAACGACCATTTTCTTTTTGGGTCGCGAGAACTTCCCCCGCAGTTACAGCTCTGAAGGTGCCAAGTATGAATTGGGTAAAGCTCAGATTCTTGCCGACACCTCGGCTGGGAAAAACAAGTCGGTCACTCTACTTGTCGGCGGATCATTAGCTCCCCATGCATTAGCCGCGGCCGAGACCTTGGCAACAGAGGGCATTGGAGCTCTTGTCGTCAATGCATCTTGCCTCGGTTCTCCAGATGTGGCGACACTGAAACAGTGTTTAGCCAAGACAGAAGGGCGCTTGGTGACTGCCGAAGACCATCAGCTTGTTGGTGGCATGGGGGCCATTGCCGTCCATGCCTTGGCTCAAGAAGGCGCGGCACTAAGAGTAAAATCTCTCGGTGTGAACGGTGAGTTCGGGCAAAGTGCCTATCTGGCTGATGAGCTTTATGCCAAGCATGGCATTGACAGCCGGGCCATGGCTGAAGCGGCACGCAGTTTATAG
- the add gene encoding adenosine deaminase yields MNLREMPKVELHRHLELSLRHETMKELAPACGIDVPDQAAFADRFLITEPMTNLGAVLNKFLDTQVLLNSTEVLERISYEACLDAYLQEGIRILELRYAPTYVRQGHEHISFQQIHEAIVKGCKQAQQEVPLAVGLICIIQRILPVPEAEAITQFAIDNRETFIGLDLADNEEGFDSKPFSPFFHRAAEAGLGITIHSGEANVPKAPRYVKDAIEYLGATRIGHGVQIYRDHEMMDYVKERNVTLELCPTSNWLTQAIPRVEEHPFRLLMEAGVRTTINSDDPGIFNIDLVNEYDILSRHHGFTEDEFTHCNDIAAEASFIPLGDKQKAWPRPIG; encoded by the coding sequence ATGAATTTACGTGAAATGCCCAAAGTCGAACTACACCGCCATCTGGAGTTGAGCCTGCGTCATGAGACCATGAAGGAGCTGGCTCCTGCCTGCGGGATCGATGTCCCTGACCAAGCCGCCTTCGCCGACCGTTTTTTGATCACCGAGCCCATGACCAACCTGGGAGCGGTTCTCAACAAGTTTTTGGACACCCAGGTCCTGCTCAATTCCACCGAGGTGCTGGAGCGCATTTCCTATGAAGCCTGTTTAGACGCCTACCTCCAAGAGGGCATTCGCATTCTAGAGCTTCGTTATGCTCCCACCTACGTGCGCCAGGGTCACGAACACATATCCTTTCAACAAATCCATGAAGCGATCGTGAAAGGTTGCAAACAGGCGCAACAGGAAGTCCCTTTGGCCGTTGGTCTGATTTGCATCATTCAGCGGATTTTGCCGGTCCCGGAAGCCGAAGCCATTACCCAGTTTGCTATAGATAATCGCGAGACCTTTATCGGCCTCGACCTGGCCGATAACGAAGAGGGTTTTGACTCCAAACCTTTTTCGCCTTTTTTCCATCGGGCTGCGGAGGCGGGATTGGGCATAACCATTCACAGTGGCGAAGCCAATGTGCCCAAAGCACCTCGTTATGTGAAAGACGCCATTGAATATTTAGGCGCCACTCGCATCGGTCATGGAGTGCAGATTTATCGCGATCATGAAATGATGGACTACGTGAAAGAGCGCAACGTCACCCTAGAACTTTGTCCCACTTCCAATTGGCTGACTCAGGCTATTCCCAGAGTGGAAGAACACCCCTTTCGACTATTGATGGAAGCCGGCGTGCGCACCACCATCAACTCCGATGACCCAGGGATTTTTAACATCGACTTGGTCAACGAGTACGACATCCTTAGCCGTCATCACGGTTTCACTGAGGATGAGTTCACCCACTGTAATGACATTGCCGCAGAGGCGAGCTTTATTCCTCTCGGCGACAAACAAAAAGCCTGGCCCAGACCCATCGGCTAA
- a CDS encoding ATP-binding cassette domain-containing protein, with product MKNLCRDYGDFKIDIPEWEISDSGITALWGPSGSGKTSVFRLLIGLEDCPGLSWKFKEEDLAQLSVPERRLGVVFQSLELFPHMTARENIEFAFRARKIPLEDQQALMSRLVSALQLSPFLNRKCRLLSGGEQQRVAIARALAGKPRFLFLDEPFSALDADLRGEARQLVKSVIEEFNVPTLLITHDREDVDALGAHVVRMQNGRLLADSGFTAPLP from the coding sequence ATAAAAAATCTCTGTCGTGACTACGGCGACTTCAAAATTGATATTCCCGAGTGGGAGATTTCCGACTCAGGTATTACTGCCTTGTGGGGGCCCTCGGGTTCGGGCAAGACATCGGTGTTTCGGCTGTTGATAGGACTGGAAGATTGTCCCGGTCTGTCATGGAAATTCAAAGAGGAAGACCTGGCTCAGCTAAGCGTGCCCGAGCGACGCTTGGGTGTGGTTTTTCAGTCCTTGGAATTATTTCCCCACATGACGGCCAGGGAAAATATCGAGTTCGCCTTTAGGGCGCGAAAAATTCCCTTGGAGGATCAGCAGGCTTTGATGAGTCGACTGGTTTCAGCTCTCCAGCTCTCCCCATTCTTGAATCGCAAATGCAGACTTCTTTCTGGTGGTGAGCAACAGCGGGTGGCCATCGCCAGGGCCCTGGCGGGCAAGCCGAGATTTCTATTTCTGGATGAGCCCTTTTCAGCCCTAGATGCAGATCTCAGGGGAGAGGCTCGTCAATTAGTGAAGTCGGTCATTGAGGAATTCAATGTGCCCACTCTTTTGATCACCCACGACCGCGAAGATGTGGATGCTCTTGGAGCTCATGTTGTGCGTATGCAAAACGGAAGACTCCTTGCGGACTCCGGTTTCACCGCACCCTTGCCATAA